The genomic interval CCACGGCGGCGTAAACGGCCCGCCCGCTACGCCGGTCCAGTGTGTGAACGAGGTCTTGCGGAGTGATCGCATCTCTTGGACGATCAGCCAAGTCCTCCGTCGGCCGCAACCCGCCGGAGGGCCACCACCTCGACCAAGAGGAGTTGGACCGTTGAAGCTGCTTCGAGTCGGTACGGCGGGCGCCGAGCGCCCCGCACTTCTCGATCGCGACGGGACTCTGCGTGATCTGTCGGGGATCGTCCCCGACATCGACGGCGAGCTGCTCGCCGACGCCTCCGCGCTCGCCCGGGTACGGGCGGCCGCCGACGCGCCCGGCGTGCTGCCCGCCCTGGACGCGACGGGGCTGCGGATCGGCCCGCCGCTCGGGCGCATCGGCAAGATCGTGTGCATCGGGCTGAACTACCACGACCACGCCGCCGAGACGGGTGCGGAGATCCCGGCGGAGCCGATCCTGTTCTTCAAGGCCCCCGACACCGTCGTCGGGCCCGACGACACGGTCCTGGTGCCGCGCGGCAGCCGCAAGACCGACTGGGAGGTCGAGCTGGCCGTCGTCATCGGGCGCACGGCCCGCTACCTGGAGACGGCCGAGGAGGGCCTCGCGCACGTCGCCGGGTACGCGACGGCGCACGACGTCTCGGAGCGCGAGTTCCAGATCGAGCGCGGCGGCACCTGGGACAAGGGCAAGAACTGCGAGACGTTCAACCCGCTGGGGCCCTGGCTGGTCACCGCCGACGAGGTGCCCGACCCGCAGGCACTGCCGCTGCGGCTCTGGGTCAACGGCGAGCTGAAGCAGAACGGCACCACGGCCGAGCAGATCTTCCCGGTCGGCGAGGTCGTCCGCTACCTCAGCCACTTCATGACGCTCTACCCGGGCGACGTGATCAACACCGGCACGCCCGCCGGGGTCGCGATGGGGCAGCCCGAGCCGAAGCCGTATCTGAGGGCGGGCGATGTGGTGGAGCTGGAGGTGGAGGGGCTCGGCCGGCAGCGGCAGGAGCTGAAGGGGGCGTAGCCCGGAGCGGGCCGGGGGCGCTGCAACCGAGCCCCCGGCCGTGGGGCGCTGTAACCGTGCCCCCGGCCCCGTACGTACGTTCCTCAGGCCCCCGGCGTCGCCGCGAACCGCTCCAGCGCCTCGACCACCATCGCGTGGTCCTCGGCCTGCGGCAGCCCGGACACCGTGACCGTGCCGATCACGCCCGCCCCCTCCACCGCGATCGGGAACGAACCGCCGTGCGCCGCGTACGTGTCCGGGTCCAGGCGCGAGGACTCCTCGAACGTGGTGCCCTTCGCCCGGAACCGGGTGCCCACCAGGTACGAGCTCTCGCCGTACCGCTCGACGACCCTGCGCTTGCGGTCGATCCACGCGTCGTTGTCCGCACTCGAGCCCGGCAGCGCCGCGTGGAAGAGCTGCTGCGCGCCGCGCCGGATGTCGATCGCGACCGGTGCGTGCCGCTCCCTGGCCAGCGTGACCAGCAGGCTGCCGAGCGCGAACGCGTCGTCGTAGGAGAAGTGCGGGAGGGTGAGCCGGCGCTCCTGGGCGATCAGCTCGGAGACGGTGGGAGAGATGGTGCTCATGCGGGCAGCTCCTTCGCCTGCTGGTCCTGCGTCTGCTGGTCCTGCGTCTGCTGGTCCTGCGCCTGCTGGTCCTCGTCGTGGTGGGGGAGGAGGGTGACGGAGACGCCTTCGCGCGCCGAACGGCGTGCGGCCTCCAGGACGTCCAGCGCGGCGGCCGCCTGCGACGCGGTGACCGGGTTCGGGCCGGCGCCGCGTACGGCGGCGGCGACGGCCGCGTAGTACGCGGGGTAGTCGCCGGGCAGCGTGCGGACCGGGGCGCCGCCGCCCGTCAGCGGGGACTCGCCGGAGCCGAGGCGGCCCCACAGCTCCTGAGCCTCCTCGCCCCACGGCTCACCGGCCACCGGGCGCAGGCCCTCGCGCAGGGCCGCCTCCTGCGGGTCCAGGCCGTACTTCACATAGCCCGCCTTCGAGCCCAGCACCCGGAAGCGCGGGCCGAGCTGGGCCGTGGTGGCGCTGACGTACAGATGCGAGCGGACCCCGCCTTCGTGGGTGATCGCGACGAAGGTGTCGTCGTCCGCCGCCGCGCCGGGACGCCGTACGTCGGACTCGGCGTACACCTGGACCGCCGGGCCGAACAGCACCAGCGCCTGGTCGACGACATGGCTGCCCAGGTCGTACAGCAGACCGCCGATCTCCTCCGGGTCGCCCGACTCGCGCCAGCCGCCCTTCGGCTGCGGCCGCCAGCGCTCGAAGCGGGACTCGAAGCGCTGCACCTCGCCCAGCTCGCCGTCGGCGATCAGTCCGGCGAGCGTGCGGAAGTCGTTGTCCCAGCGGCGGTTCTGGAAGACCGAGAGCAGGAGCCCGCGCTCCTCGGCGAAAGCCGCGAGCTCGCGCGCCCCGGCGGCCGTCCCGGCGACCGGCTTGTCCACGACCACCGGCAGCCCGGCCTTCAGCGCGGCCGTCGCCAGCGGGACGTGCGTCCTGTTCGGGGTGGCGATCACGACGAGGTCCAGCTCGTCGGCGCGCTCCCACAGCTCGTCCGGCGAGGCGGCGAGGCGGACGCCGGGGAACGCGGCGAGGGCCTCGGCCCTGCGCTCCTCGTTCGACGTGACGACCGTGTCGAGGACCAGCCCGTCGGTCGCGGAGACCAGCGGGGCGTGGAAGACGGAGCCGGCCAGGCCGTAGCCGACGAGGGCGACGCGGAGGGGAGTGCCGGAGGCGTCGGAGGCGTTGGGGGTCATGCGATCCACTTAAGCAACGCTGTTGCCAAAGTGCAAGCGACCGGCACAATGGGGCGGTGAAGAGGAGCGAACCGTGAACGGGAGCCGCACGAAGGCCCAGGCCGGGGTGGGTCTGCCGGCCCTGCGCCACCACAACGCCGCGCTGGTGCTGGATCTGCTGCGGGCCGCCGGGGCGGACGGCATCAGCAGGCTGGAGCTGGCCGAGGGCACCGGTCTCACCCCGCAGGCCGTCAGCAAGATCACCGCCCGGCTGCGGGAGGACGGGCTCGCCGCCGGCGCGGGCCGGCGCCCCTCCACCGGCGGCAAGCCGCGTACCGTGCTGCGGCTCGTCCCCGAGGCGCAGTTCGCCGTCGGGCTGCACCTGGACCGCGACGGGCTCACCGCCGTGCTCGTCGACCTCGCGGGCCGGCCGGTCGCGGTCACCCGCGCGCCCCTCGACCTCGGCGCTCCGGCGGACCGGGTCCTCGCGGACGCGGCGGACGCGGTACGGGACCTGTGCGCTGCCGAACCGCACAAACCGGTGCTCGGCGTCGGCGTCGCCGTGCCCGGCCCGCTGGACCACCGGGACGGCGTGCTGCGCCGGGTCACCGGATTCCCGCAGTGGGACGGGTACCCGCTGCGCACCGCCCTGGCCGAACGGACCGGGCTGCCGGTGGTGCTGGACAAGGACACCAACGCCGCCGCCCTCGCCCTGGCCCTGTCGCTCGACGAGCCGCGCGGCGACTTCGCCTACCTCCACCTCGGTACGGGGCTCGGCGCGGGCCTGGTCCTCGGCGGCGAGGTGCACCGGGGCGCGCGGACGGAGGCGGGCGAATTCGGCCACCAGACCCTCCAGTTGGACGGCCCGCTCTGCGGCTGCGGCGGACGCGGCTGCATCGAGGCGCTGTGCCTGGCCGCCGAGGCGCGCGGCGACCGGGGGGAGGCCGCCCGGGTCCTGGGCGCCGGCGCGGCGAACCTGGTCGGCCTGCTCGGCATCGACCGGGTGGTCCTGGGCGGCAGGGTGGTGGCCGCCGACGAGGACGCGTACGTACGGGGCGTCCGGGCCGTGATCGAGGAGCGGTCAGCGCGGGGCGGGGCGGGCGCGGGCGTGACCGTCACGGTCGCCCGGGGCGGTGACCTGCCGGTCGCGGAGGGCGCGGCGCAGCTGGTGCTCGCGCCGGTGTTCGGACGGGTGGGGGAGCAGGTAGGGGAGCCAGGCGGGGGAGCCAGGCAGGGGGGCAGGTGGAGGAACGAGACGGGGAATGAGACGGGGAACGAGACGGGAATCGAGGCGGGGGGGCGAGACGGGGACAAGACGGACGGGCAGTCGGGTGATCCTATGAATCAAGTCGGCATGTCGACACTCTGAGTCCGCGCGCGCGTGGTGGTGTCGGAGGCCACCGCCGAGGCCCCCGCCCCGGTCGTCCGCGAGCAGTGAAGGGTGACCCCCATGCCCCCCGACTCCTGCGCACGGCTGCGTGACGCCCGTGCGCTCGCCGCCCTCGGGCTGGCCGCCGGGATCACGGTGCCCGCCGCGCTCCTGGGCGGCCCGCAGGCCGCCGCCCAGGCGGCCGCCCCCGCCCCCGCCTCTTTAGCCGCCGACCAGCAGCCCGTCTGCGGCGACCCGGCGGCCAAGGACTTCCCCATCGAGACCCGCATCCAGGACGCCCCGGACAGATACGCCTCCGGCGGCGGCTACGGCACCTGGTTCCTCGACCTCACCAACACCACCGACACGTCCTGCCGGGCCCTGCACCCGGTCCTCGTCCTCGCCGACCGCGACCGCAGACTGACGTCGGACCAGATCCAGCTGGAGTTCTCCGAGCCCGGCCGCCCAGGGATCGAGCACCGGGTCACCTGGGAGCGCACCGACCGCGACGAGCAGATCGGCGTCTTCGGCGGTGAGCGGGACGACCGGCGCGAGAAGGCGGAGAGGGGGGAAGAGGGCGAGGCGGGGACATCGAGTGGCACGGACGCAGAAGACACGGCCGCAGAAGACACGGACACGGGCACTGGCT from Streptomyces sp. CA-278952 carries:
- a CDS encoding fumarylacetoacetate hydrolase family protein: MKLLRVGTAGAERPALLDRDGTLRDLSGIVPDIDGELLADASALARVRAAADAPGVLPALDATGLRIGPPLGRIGKIVCIGLNYHDHAAETGAEIPAEPILFFKAPDTVVGPDDTVLVPRGSRKTDWEVELAVVIGRTARYLETAEEGLAHVAGYATAHDVSEREFQIERGGTWDKGKNCETFNPLGPWLVTADEVPDPQALPLRLWVNGELKQNGTTAEQIFPVGEVVRYLSHFMTLYPGDVINTGTPAGVAMGQPEPKPYLRAGDVVELEVEGLGRQRQELKGA
- a CDS encoding ROK family transcriptional regulator, with translation MNGSRTKAQAGVGLPALRHHNAALVLDLLRAAGADGISRLELAEGTGLTPQAVSKITARLREDGLAAGAGRRPSTGGKPRTVLRLVPEAQFAVGLHLDRDGLTAVLVDLAGRPVAVTRAPLDLGAPADRVLADAADAVRDLCAAEPHKPVLGVGVAVPGPLDHRDGVLRRVTGFPQWDGYPLRTALAERTGLPVVLDKDTNAAALALALSLDEPRGDFAYLHLGTGLGAGLVLGGEVHRGARTEAGEFGHQTLQLDGPLCGCGGRGCIEALCLAAEARGDRGEAARVLGAGAANLVGLLGIDRVVLGGRVVAADEDAYVRGVRAVIEERSARGGAGAGVTVTVARGGDLPVAEGAAQLVLAPVFGRVGEQVGEPGGGARQGGRWRNETGNETGNETGIEAGGRDGDKTDGQSGDPMNQVGMSTL
- a CDS encoding heme-degrading domain-containing protein, giving the protein MSTISPTVSELIAQERRLTLPHFSYDDAFALGSLLVTLARERHAPVAIDIRRGAQQLFHAALPGSSADNDAWIDRKRRVVERYGESSYLVGTRFRAKGTTFEESSRLDPDTYAAHGGSFPIAVEGAGVIGTVTVSGLPQAEDHAMVVEALERFAATPGA
- a CDS encoding Gfo/Idh/MocA family oxidoreductase produces the protein MTPNASDASGTPLRVALVGYGLAGSVFHAPLVSATDGLVLDTVVTSNEERRAEALAAFPGVRLAASPDELWERADELDLVVIATPNRTHVPLATAALKAGLPVVVDKPVAGTAAGARELAAFAEERGLLLSVFQNRRWDNDFRTLAGLIADGELGEVQRFESRFERWRPQPKGGWRESGDPEEIGGLLYDLGSHVVDQALVLFGPAVQVYAESDVRRPGAAADDDTFVAITHEGGVRSHLYVSATTAQLGPRFRVLGSKAGYVKYGLDPQEAALREGLRPVAGEPWGEEAQELWGRLGSGESPLTGGGAPVRTLPGDYPAYYAAVAAAVRGAGPNPVTASQAAAALDVLEAARRSAREGVSVTLLPHHDEDQQAQDQQTQDQQTQDQQAKELPA